One segment of Paenibacillus sp. FSL R7-0337 DNA contains the following:
- the holB gene encoding DNA polymerase III subunit delta' produces the protein MSFHELLGQEDAKRLLQNALRKDAVSHAYLFTGPAGSGQVKMALTFAQAIFCTASKDDACGECLECRKVEHGNHPDLTLLRPDGASIKIDQIRELQRVFSYRSEGINPKVYIIEGADKMTVQAANSLLKFLEEPPAPAVGILISDNSSSLLPTIQSRTQRIPFSPLHPDIMLQALSGEGVPVPLARCAVSLTAGLDGCRELLAQNWFAEMRNLVLQLAKESLGKGSTAVATAGSKLFKTGLGEHLDTLFSMFHLWFKDMLYFLYRKHESIVFIDQLDFISRAARQRSTQQWVAYMEYAAESKRKLRSNANAQLCLEQFLIRLES, from the coding sequence ATGTCTTTTCATGAACTATTAGGCCAGGAGGACGCCAAGCGGCTGCTTCAGAATGCCTTACGTAAGGATGCTGTCAGCCATGCCTATCTGTTCACGGGTCCGGCAGGCAGCGGGCAGGTGAAGATGGCACTGACGTTCGCCCAGGCGATATTCTGTACCGCCAGCAAGGATGATGCCTGCGGAGAGTGCCTGGAATGCCGCAAGGTGGAGCATGGCAATCATCCTGATCTGACCCTGCTGCGTCCCGACGGGGCCAGTATTAAGATCGACCAGATTCGTGAGCTTCAACGTGTTTTTTCCTACCGCTCGGAAGGGATTAACCCGAAGGTCTATATTATAGAAGGAGCGGACAAAATGACGGTGCAAGCCGCCAATAGTCTGCTGAAATTTCTAGAGGAGCCGCCAGCCCCGGCGGTTGGTATTCTGATTTCGGATAACAGCAGTTCCCTGCTTCCGACGATCCAGTCCAGAACCCAGCGCATTCCGTTTAGCCCGCTGCATCCGGATATTATGCTGCAGGCGTTGTCCGGCGAAGGGGTTCCGGTGCCGCTGGCGCGATGCGCGGTATCGCTGACTGCCGGTCTTGACGGCTGCAGGGAACTTTTGGCACAGAATTGGTTTGCAGAAATGAGAAATCTAGTGTTACAATTAGCGAAGGAGTCTCTGGGCAAGGGCAGCACTGCGGTGGCAACCGCGGGTTCGAAGCTGTTCAAGACCGGACTTGGTGAACATTTGGATACTCTATTCAGCATGTTCCACTTATGGTTCAAAGATATGCTCTACTTCCTGTACCGAAAGCACGAAAGTATCGTTTTCATAGATCAGTTAGACTTTATTTCGAGGGCTGCCCGTCAGAGGAGTACGCAGCAGTGGGTGGCTTATATGGAATATGCGGCGGAGAGCAAGCGGAAGCTGCGTTCCAATGCCAATGCCCAGCTGTGTCTGGAGCAGTTTTTAATCCGGCTGGAAAGCTAG
- a CDS encoding stage 0 sporulation family protein, whose protein sequence is MYSVVGVRFKKAGKIYYFDPLDFPIERDQCVIVETARGVEYGKVVVGKKEVQEADVVLPLKKVMRIAGETDARVVEENKGAAKDAFTTCLNKIRDHGLKMKLVDVEFTFDRNKIIFYFTAEGRVDFRELVKDLASIFRTRIELRQIGVRDEAKMLGGLGPCGRVLCCSSWLGDFEPVSIKMAKDQNLSLNPTKISGLCGRLMCCLKFEHDNYESTKEEMPAVGKMVVTSLGDGKVVGINAGSRTVHVQLFEVGKVKELPMDDVVVK, encoded by the coding sequence TTGTACAGCGTAGTAGGTGTCCGCTTCAAAAAAGCGGGTAAAATATATTATTTCGATCCGCTTGATTTCCCGATTGAACGCGATCAATGCGTAATTGTTGAGACTGCAAGAGGGGTCGAATACGGTAAGGTTGTCGTAGGCAAAAAAGAGGTGCAGGAAGCAGACGTTGTACTGCCGCTCAAGAAAGTCATGCGTATTGCCGGCGAGACCGACGCGCGCGTGGTGGAAGAGAACAAGGGTGCAGCGAAGGATGCTTTTACCACCTGTTTAAATAAAATCCGCGATCATGGCCTCAAAATGAAGCTGGTGGATGTGGAGTTTACGTTTGACCGCAACAAGATTATTTTCTATTTCACGGCCGAGGGACGCGTGGATTTCCGCGAGCTGGTGAAGGACCTGGCCAGCATTTTCCGTACCCGCATTGAGCTCCGGCAGATTGGTGTGCGTGATGAAGCCAAGATGCTGGGCGGACTAGGACCATGCGGACGTGTGCTCTGCTGCTCCTCCTGGCTTGGTGATTTCGAGCCGGTGTCCATCAAGATGGCGAAGGATCAGAATCTGTCGCTTAACCCGACCAAAATCTCGGGATTATGCGGACGGCTGATGTGTTGTCTGAAGTTTGAGCATGATAATTATGAGAGCACGAAGGAAGAAATGCCGGCCGTAGGCAAAATGGTCGTTACTTCACTGGGTGACGGCAAGGTAGTCGGTATCAATGCCGGTAGCCGCACGGTTCATGTGCAGCTGTTTGAAGTGGGTAAAGTTAAAGAACTTCCAATGGATGATGTTGTCGTCAAGTAA